A window of Merismopedia glauca CCAP 1448/3 contains these coding sequences:
- the miaA gene encoding tRNA (adenosine(37)-N6)-dimethylallyltransferase MiaA, translating into MYPTNSYPFGLIVICGATATGKSGLAVALAQRLNTIVLSADSRQVYRGFDIGTAKPTLEEQKQVPHYLIDLCDPQETLTVAQYQAEAQKLVSTVPFPILVGGTGLYIKSITKGLKIPRVAPQLELRSQLTQLGQSQLYSILQQVDPDAALKIHPNDPTRTLRALEVFYVTGIPISAQQGENPPSYPILHIGLECDRHVLTQRIRQRTEKMLGYGWETEVKALIAKYGLDLPLLDTLGYREMKRYLQGEFTLDEAIEETVLRTKQFAKRQNTWFRSESEIEWFDVTNPELEKMVWERVQKFMK; encoded by the coding sequence ATGTACCCAACTAATTCTTATCCATTTGGATTAATTGTCATTTGTGGGGCGACGGCAACGGGAAAATCGGGATTGGCAGTTGCTCTAGCTCAGCGACTCAACACGATCGTTTTGAGCGCAGATTCCCGTCAGGTTTACCGAGGGTTCGATATTGGCACGGCGAAACCGACTTTAGAGGAACAAAAGCAAGTACCGCATTATCTCATCGATCTGTGCGATCCCCAAGAAACCTTAACAGTTGCTCAATATCAAGCTGAAGCGCAAAAGCTAGTTTCTACGGTTCCCTTTCCTATTTTAGTCGGAGGTACTGGTTTATACATCAAGTCTATTACCAAAGGTTTGAAGATTCCCAGAGTAGCACCCCAACTGGAACTGCGATCGCAACTGACGCAACTAGGTCAATCACAACTCTACAGCATCTTGCAACAAGTAGATCCCGACGCTGCCCTCAAAATTCATCCGAACGATCCCACACGGACTTTACGCGCCCTAGAAGTATTCTATGTGACTGGTATTCCCATTTCGGCACAGCAAGGAGAAAATCCACCTAGTTACCCGATTTTGCACATAGGTTTAGAATGCGATCGCCATGTGCTTACCCAGCGAATTAGACAGAGAACCGAGAAAATGTTAGGATATGGCTGGGAAACAGAAGTTAAAGCCTTGATAGCTAAATATGGATTGGACTTACCGCTACTAGATACCTTGGGTTATCGAGAAATGAAGCGGTATCTGCAAGGAGAATTTACTTTAGACGAAGCCATAGAGGAAACAGTTTTACGCACAAAGCAATTTGCTAAACGTCAAAATACCTGGTTTCGCAGCGAATCTGAAATTGAGTGGTTTGATGTCACAAATCCAGAATTAGAGAAAATGGTTTGGGAACGAGTACAAAAATTCATGAAATAG
- a CDS encoding HEAT repeat domain-containing protein translates to MLKLQNAKFEERLAIAQAEITPGDILAQLASDREAQIRQSVASNPNTPLEILENLCRDFPEAIINNPIFNILLLENPNSKIVRLSLARSSTTSAGTLARLAETLNNSHDDQEIVLAIANNINTPIEIFKQLDRYHLQEVADNPNTSLQILEKLAIIESVFVLIGTARNPNTSLQILEKLARDENHYVRAVVAQNHHASWQILEELVKGSNNYSEDNFVRLFVAQNPHTSPQILEKLASYELPEFRGVLASHPNASPQILEKFSDDEDDNIRLKIALNKNTPPQVLEKLASDQNRNVRVQVASHQNTSPQVLEKLASDQNRDVRIQVAANHNTSPNILERLARSKSTLIRGEVAKNPHTPTQILEKLTRDKDYYIRGEITYNCNISLQILETLTSDPEEYVRRSARLKLAENPNTSLQVLEELSGSENDEIRLRIAINQNTPRQVLGKLASDENDEIRVEVVRNGDAAVQKMAREK, encoded by the coding sequence ATGCTCAAGCTACAGAATGCCAAGTTTGAAGAGCGTCTCGCGATCGCACAGGCTGAGATAACGCCTGGGGATATTTTAGCTCAATTGGCATCTGATCGAGAGGCTCAGATCCGACAATCTGTAGCCAGTAATCCCAATACTCCTCTAGAAATCCTGGAAAACCTATGTAGAGACTTTCCCGAAGCAATTATTAACAACCCTATTTTTAATATTTTGCTGCTCGAAAATCCTAACAGTAAAATTGTTCGATTGTCGCTAGCCCGAAGTTCAACTACATCAGCAGGAACATTAGCCAGGTTAGCTGAGACACTAAATAATAGCCATGACGATCAAGAGATAGTTTTAGCGATCGCTAATAATATCAACACTCCCATTGAAATTTTTAAACAACTCGATAGATATCATCTTCAAGAAGTTGCAGACAATCCCAATACCTCATTGCAGATTTTAGAAAAACTGGCAATAATTGAAAGTGTTTTTGTTCTCATAGGAACTGCTAGAAATCCCAATACTTCACTACAAATTTTAGAAAAATTAGCCAGAGATGAAAATCATTATGTTCGAGCAGTAGTCGCTCAAAATCATCATGCTTCATGGCAAATATTGGAAGAATTGGTAAAGGGTAGCAATAATTACAGCGAAGATAATTTTGTTCGATTATTCGTCGCGCAAAATCCTCATACTTCACCACAGATTTTAGAAAAATTAGCAAGTTACGAACTACCAGAATTTCGAGGAGTACTCGCTTCTCATCCTAATGCTTCTCCACAAATTCTAGAAAAATTCTCAGACGACGAAGATGATAATATTCGGTTAAAAATTGCCCTAAATAAAAATACTCCACCACAGGTTTTAGAAAAATTAGCAAGCGATCAAAATCGAAATGTGAGGGTACAAGTCGCGAGTCATCAAAATACATCACCACAGGTTTTAGAAAAATTAGCAAGCGATCAAAATCGAGATGTGAGGATACAAGTCGCTGCCAATCACAACACGTCACCAAATATTTTAGAAAGACTAGCAAGGAGCAAATCTACTTTAATTCGTGGAGAAGTTGCCAAAAATCCTCACACGCCAACGCAAATTTTAGAGAAATTGACCCGCGATAAAGATTATTATATTCGTGGAGAAATCACATATAATTGCAATATTTCACTACAGATTCTAGAAACATTAACAAGCGATCCGGAGGAATATGTTCGGCGATCGGCTCGTTTAAAATTAGCGGAAAATCCGAATACTTCTCTACAGGTTTTAGAAGAATTATCAGGCAGTGAAAATGATGAGATTCGCTTAAGAATCGCTATCAATCAAAATACACCGCGACAGGTTTTAGGAAAATTAGCAAGCGATGAAAATGATGAGATTCGTGTAGAAGTTGTGAGAAATGGAGATGCAGCAGTGCAGAAAATGGCTAGAGAAAAATGA
- a CDS encoding vWA domain-containing protein: protein MNDTNQRIISASMLRLRMKSPFFATLALFARFIPSQQIPYAATDGKDIYFNPEYLRSLPPTQQDGLLLHEVLHAALMHVLRRGVRDSEVWNIAADIVVNGVISQQGVFQLPPGGLRQPKLEHLSVEEIYELLLKQDPSQQKLPNPDLLTQPPADVSSAQQESESTSSLSDKKKQLENSSSSAKQNSDRSTTSANPEENSSESSQSDVNSQHNDKASLEAHWQNALQQATIIARTTSQGTLPAGMDRELGLLTAPQLDWRAYLWRYLVQTPTDFMGFDRRFVGRGLYLEALVGESVKVFVAVDTSGSIDDEQLRMFLAEVQGILGSYPHLQCELYYADAEAYGPFELNPDSAIPKPQGGGGTSFIPFFDKVDDRWDRLTQGVCIYLTDGYGSFPERSPELPVLWVVTPGGLDLSQFPFGEAVRLLSIS, encoded by the coding sequence ATGAACGACACCAACCAAAGAATAATCAGTGCATCTATGCTGCGATTGCGGATGAAATCGCCTTTTTTCGCCACTCTGGCTCTATTTGCTCGATTCATTCCCAGCCAGCAGATACCTTACGCCGCAACTGATGGCAAAGATATATACTTTAACCCAGAATATCTGCGATCGCTCCCCCCTACCCAACAAGATGGTTTGCTCCTCCACGAAGTCTTACACGCTGCGTTGATGCACGTTTTGCGCCGAGGTGTCAGAGACTCCGAAGTTTGGAATATTGCCGCAGATATCGTGGTTAATGGAGTAATTTCACAGCAAGGCGTGTTTCAGCTACCCCCTGGCGGCTTGCGCCAGCCAAAGCTGGAGCATCTCAGCGTTGAAGAAATATATGAATTGCTCCTCAAACAAGATCCAAGTCAACAAAAGCTACCTAATCCCGATTTACTCACTCAACCTCCAGCAGATGTCTCCTCTGCTCAACAGGAATCAGAAAGCACTTCTTCCCTCTCCGATAAGAAAAAGCAGCTAGAAAATAGTTCATCATCCGCCAAACAGAATAGCGATCGCTCAACTACCTCTGCAAATCCCGAGGAAAATAGTTCTGAGAGTTCACAATCGGATGTAAACTCTCAACATAACGATAAAGCGTCTCTAGAAGCCCATTGGCAAAACGCCCTTCAGCAAGCTACGATTATTGCCCGCACCACCAGTCAAGGAACATTACCCGCAGGAATGGATCGAGAACTGGGTTTACTTACAGCACCTCAACTAGACTGGAGGGCTTATCTATGGCGATATTTGGTGCAAACCCCTACAGATTTTATGGGATTCGATCGCCGTTTTGTGGGTAGAGGTTTGTATCTGGAAGCCTTAGTTGGGGAATCAGTCAAGGTGTTTGTGGCTGTAGATACCAGTGGTTCCATTGATGACGAGCAATTGCGGATGTTTTTGGCAGAAGTTCAGGGCATTTTAGGATCGTATCCCCATCTTCAATGCGAATTGTACTATGCTGATGCAGAAGCTTATGGCCCTTTTGAGCTAAATCCAGATAGTGCTATACCAAAACCCCAAGGTGGTGGTGGAACTTCGTTTATTCCGTTCTTTGATAAGGTTGACGATCGCTGGGATCGTCTGACACAAGGGGTTTGCATTTATTTAACGGATGGTTATGGTTCGTTTCCAGAGCGATCGCCAGAATTACCTGTATTATGGGTAGTCACACCTGGAGGCTTGGATTTATCTCAGTTTCCCTTTGGTGAAGCCGTGCGTTTGTTGTCTATTTCATGA